A region from the Streptomyces sp. 3214.6 genome encodes:
- a CDS encoding ABC transporter substrate-binding protein, with protein MKSSIRRSRRAALAVALGSVLALTATACGDDGSGAAGDKGGEGSGKGEITFWDNNGGVRTDIWKEIIADFEKANPDIKVKYVGIPAASAQSKYDTAIQGGGLPDVGGVGTAMLAEVAVQGALEPLDSRLEKSGLKGKLSQNLLDSSRSAGGGKELYQIPTSSNNGTLWYRTDLFQKAGLDAPTTWTKFYEAADKLTNQSKNEFGFTIRGGEGSIAPALDAAYSQSGIDTFWNGDKTTVNDPKLAAALEKYVALYKKDTPSADVNNDFTKMVAQWDSGTIGMLSHNLGSYQDHLKALGADKFRGIPSPTQDSGARVQVSNPVDGLSVFKTSKNKTAAWKFVEFAVSHEENSKYNKAAGQIPANTEAAKDAWIQQAEPTKLAAEALNGANTKIVQFPYYLPDWNTISKADNEPNYQKVLLGKMSAKEFLDTLAEQLNAAQADWKKNHG; from the coding sequence ATGAAGAGCAGCATCCGCAGAAGCAGGCGCGCCGCCCTGGCCGTCGCCCTGGGCTCCGTGCTCGCGCTGACCGCCACCGCCTGTGGTGACGACGGCAGCGGCGCCGCGGGGGACAAGGGAGGCGAGGGCTCCGGCAAGGGTGAGATCACCTTCTGGGACAACAACGGCGGTGTCCGCACCGACATCTGGAAGGAGATCATCGCCGACTTCGAGAAGGCCAACCCGGACATCAAGGTCAAGTACGTCGGGATCCCGGCCGCGAGTGCGCAGTCCAAGTACGACACCGCCATCCAGGGCGGCGGTCTGCCCGACGTCGGCGGGGTGGGCACCGCGATGCTCGCCGAGGTCGCGGTGCAGGGCGCGCTGGAGCCGCTGGACAGCCGGCTGGAGAAGAGCGGCCTGAAGGGAAAGCTGAGCCAGAACCTGCTGGACAGCAGCCGGTCGGCCGGCGGCGGCAAGGAGCTGTACCAGATCCCGACCTCGTCCAACAACGGCACCCTGTGGTACCGCACCGACCTGTTCCAGAAGGCCGGTCTGGACGCGCCGACCACCTGGACGAAGTTCTACGAGGCCGCCGACAAGCTCACGAACCAGAGCAAGAACGAGTTCGGCTTCACCATCCGCGGCGGCGAGGGATCCATCGCGCCGGCCCTGGACGCGGCGTACAGCCAGTCCGGCATCGACACCTTCTGGAACGGCGACAAGACCACCGTCAACGACCCGAAGCTCGCCGCCGCGCTGGAGAAGTACGTCGCCCTGTACAAGAAGGACACTCCGTCCGCCGACGTCAACAACGACTTCACCAAGATGGTCGCCCAGTGGGACAGCGGCACCATCGGCATGCTCAGCCATAACCTCGGCTCCTACCAGGACCACCTGAAGGCACTGGGCGCGGACAAGTTCCGGGGCATCCCCAGCCCGACCCAGGACAGTGGCGCCCGGGTGCAGGTCTCCAACCCCGTCGACGGGCTGAGCGTCTTCAAGACCAGCAAGAACAAGACGGCCGCCTGGAAATTCGTGGAGTTCGCCGTCTCGCACGAGGAGAACTCCAAGTACAACAAGGCCGCGGGGCAGATCCCGGCGAACACCGAGGCCGCGAAGGACGCGTGGATCCAGCAGGCCGAGCCGACGAAGCTGGCCGCCGAGGCGCTCAACGGAGCCAACACCAAGATCGTGCAGTTCCCGTACTACCTGCCCGACTGGAACACGATCTCGAAGGCGGACAACGAGCCGAACTACCAGAAGGTGCTGCTCGGAAAGATGAGCGCAAAGGAATTCCTGGACACGTTGGCCGAGCAGCTGAACGCCGCGCAGGCCGACTGGAAGAAGAACCACGGATAG